TGGCCTTCGCGATCACCGACTGGTCGGCGGAGAGGCGCTTCCTCGGGCCGTTCCGGGACGTGTTCGCCTAGCGCCGCCCCGCGGGGTCCCCGCCCAGGCCGCTCGTTGCTCGTGCCCACGCCGTGGGCTATAGTCCTGCCAATCACCTGCAGCGCGCGGCCCACCGCCTGGCCGCGAACAACCCCGTCGGGCAGGGCCCACACCCTTCACGTCGTCACCGCCCGCCCCTTCGCAAGTCGAGCGTAAGGCGTCACCTGCGCGCCGCACCGACCGGTGGAACGGAGGCGGCACGAGGCGCGCAGCGGAAGGGGTCGATAAGGGCATGCACGGCAGCGTTCTCGTCACCTTCACCCTGCTGGCGGCCGCGGTCATCGCGATGTTCGTGATCGTGGCCCTCTCGTCGCGCGGCGCCCCCCAGGACTACGCCGTCGTGAAACCGCGCGGCTACGCCGTGCGGCGCGCCTGGTTCTGGTCCCTGCTCGTCGCGCTGGTGGTGGCCTTCGTGGTGGCCTTCCCGTCGGTGCCCTACACCAAGGCCGCCACCGCGGTCGACGCGGTGGCGTTCCCCGTGGTGGCGCGCCAGTACGTGTTCGAGAACCTACCGGAGGTCGTGCCGCTCGGCACGCCCGTGGTGTTCAACGTCACGGCGGCCGACGTCAACCACGGCTTCGCCATCTACGACCCGCAGGAGCGGCTCGTCGCCCAGGTGCAGGCCATGCCGGGCGTGGCCAACGACCTCCACGTGACCTTCACCGACAGGGGCAAGTACACCGTCCGCTGCCTGGAGTACTGCGGCATCAGCCACGCCTTCATGAGCGGCGCTTTCGAGGTGAGGTGACGTGACGACGACCAAGCAACACCGCGAGGGCAGGCTCGTCATGACCCTCTACCTCGGCACCGGCCTGGCGCTGGTGGTGCTCCTCATGCTGGCGGGGCTCGCCATGCGCCTGGGTCAGGCCGGTTGGTTGAAGCTCGCCTCGGTCGACTTCTACGCCCTCCTCACCCTGCACGGCGCCGGCATGATAGCCGCCATGGTCCTCTGCGGCATGGGTGGGCTCTGGTACCTGGTGCGGCGCGAGGTCGACATGAGCCTCGCCGTGGGGCTCTGGGCGTTCGGCACGGCGTTGACCGGGATCGTGCTCGTGGCCGTTGCCGCCGGGATCGGCAAGTTCGCCGCCGCCTGGACGTTCCTCTACCCCCTGCCGTTCGTCAACCCCACCTGGCCGCAGTGGTCGACGGGCGCCTTCCTCATCGGCCTGACGCTCGTGGTCGTGGGTTGGGCCGTGTGGTGCATCCAGCTCCTCGAGGCCGTGCTGCGCGGCTACGGCGGCTTCCGCGGCATCCTCGGGATCGACATGGTCTTCAGGCCCAAGGCGTTCGCGGCCGCCGGCAGGAAGCCCGCGCCGCCCCAGATGCTCCCCGCCTTCGTCATCGCCTTCGACGGCCTCATCGCCGCCACGGCCGCCAGCCTGCTTGGCGTGGCCTTGATCGTGCACTGGCTCGACCCGTCCGTGCGACTCGACCCGCTCTGGGCCAAGAACCTCACCTACTTCTTCGGCCACGACCTAGCCAACTTCATCATCTACATGCTGATAGCCCAGGTGTACGTGGGCCTGCCCCTCTACACGCGGCGGCCGTGGCCCAACACCACGGTGCTGACCATCGGCTGGTGGGGCACCCTCCTGTTCCTCCTCCTCGCGTTCCCGCACCACCTCTACATGGACTTCGCGCAACCCGTGTGGATCCAGTACGTGGGCACCGCCGCCTCGTACCTCTCCGCGCTCCCCGTGGCGGTCGTGACGGTCTTCGGCGGCGTGCTGCTCGTCTGGGGTTCCGGCATGCGGTGGGCGCTCGGCTCCACCTTCATGTTCGCCGGGTTGGCCGGCTGGATCGTGGGCGGCATCGGGGCGTTGCTCGACGCCACCATCCACTTCAACACCGTCCTCCACAACACCCTGTGGGTGCCCGCGCACTTCCACACCTACCTGCTGGGCGGCTCGTTCCTCTTCGCCATCGGTTGGGCCTTCGCCATGGTGGAGGGTCGGAGCCCACGCACCTCGTCCGCCGCGACCCGCTGGGTGGTGGCGGGCAGCGTCCTCGTGGGCATCGCGCTACTCCTCGCCTCGTTCTACGTGGCGGGAGCGGCCGGCGTGCCGCGGCGCTACGACGTCGAGCCCGACCCGGGCGCGTTCTGGGCGGGCGTGGGTTCGGTCGGCGCCATCGTCCTCATCCTCGGGCTCCTCGTCGGGCTGGTGGAGGGCGTGCGCATCTGGCGCGGCCTGA
Above is a window of Trueperaceae bacterium DNA encoding:
- a CDS encoding cbb3-type cytochrome c oxidase subunit I, which codes for MTTTKQHREGRLVMTLYLGTGLALVVLLMLAGLAMRLGQAGWLKLASVDFYALLTLHGAGMIAAMVLCGMGGLWYLVRREVDMSLAVGLWAFGTALTGIVLVAVAAGIGKFAAAWTFLYPLPFVNPTWPQWSTGAFLIGLTLVVVGWAVWCIQLLEAVLRGYGGFRGILGIDMVFRPKAFAAAGRKPAPPQMLPAFVIAFDGLIAATAASLLGVALIVHWLDPSVRLDPLWAKNLTYFFGHDLANFIIYMLIAQVYVGLPLYTRRPWPNTTVLTIGWWGTLLFLLLAFPHHLYMDFAQPVWIQYVGTAASYLSALPVAVVTVFGGVLLVWGSGMRWALGSTFMFAGLAGWIVGGIGALLDATIHFNTVLHNTLWVPAHFHTYLLGGSFLFAIGWAFAMVEGRSPRTSSAATRWVVAGSVLVGIALLLASFYVAGAAGVPRRYDVEPDPGAFWAGVGSVGAIVLILGLLVGLVEGVRIWRGLKQPRAVGDWPWAPEGAAQPQGVVK